A single region of the Marinobacter salinus genome encodes:
- a CDS encoding histidine kinase, with protein MKSRSPLVNRIAIVVGAVVLTSLVSMATTLAVSKSIEGNATAINLAGTLRMGAFHLLAQTASAPPGTGQSESSTAQLIARYEDRLTDSGITNAIPEARDHPLAAQYQSIQESWTNLLAPALQSHVRGTPLSVGLLKATEHYVNEVDQMVSMLEQRTEARIDLLHLIQIISLAFSILIIVALFLDLKNRILRPLRKLVDIAFAVGEQDFSRKADLKGSDELSQLGQAFDQMTSELALTYHELEERARTKTEELERSHAALQLLHSASRNLFANHDLCDGAVPMLQELEQLLGIGPINLYLHDRDSAEPVKAVTTATKERPFYCRDHHCNACLVSPEVYDDLPEENNDGRRLLLPIRTPGMLLGTLEVWYPVSKGLSETARRLLETVSDQLATAIFLERQITEEQQMTLAEERTVIARELHDSLAQSLSYLKMQVARLRRLSIEGEQKEAHEAILDELSMGLNSAYRQLRELLATFRLKLDTPDLATALHKTVEEFSERMGKPVDLTYNLPPQTLSPNEEIHTLQIIREGLANAVKHADATAISVNVAFKSPSVKVQIRDNGKGLPRGDQPVNHYGLIIMQDRARTLGGQVKVHNRDEGGVEVTLTFVPKSRNLISTEASSA; from the coding sequence ATGAAATCCAGAAGCCCACTTGTAAACCGAATAGCGATCGTGGTCGGAGCGGTTGTGCTGACATCGTTGGTCAGTATGGCCACCACACTCGCTGTATCGAAGAGTATCGAGGGCAATGCCACTGCCATTAACCTGGCGGGCACTCTTCGCATGGGGGCATTTCACCTGCTCGCGCAAACCGCGAGCGCCCCTCCTGGTACCGGGCAGAGCGAGAGCTCAACGGCGCAATTGATCGCGCGCTACGAGGACCGTCTGACAGATTCAGGTATTACCAATGCCATCCCTGAAGCCCGGGACCATCCGCTGGCTGCCCAGTACCAGTCCATCCAGGAATCCTGGACCAACCTTCTTGCACCGGCGCTTCAAAGCCATGTCCGTGGCACACCTCTATCAGTCGGACTTCTGAAGGCGACCGAGCACTATGTAAATGAGGTCGACCAAATGGTGTCCATGCTGGAGCAACGCACCGAAGCGCGCATTGATCTGCTCCACCTGATTCAGATTATCAGCCTTGCATTCTCTATCCTGATCATCGTCGCCCTGTTCCTGGATCTCAAGAACCGTATCCTGCGTCCGCTCCGGAAGCTCGTTGATATTGCCTTTGCAGTCGGCGAGCAGGATTTCTCACGTAAGGCCGACCTCAAAGGCTCCGACGAACTGTCCCAGCTCGGGCAGGCGTTTGACCAAATGACCAGCGAGCTGGCCTTGACTTACCACGAACTGGAGGAGCGCGCCCGAACTAAAACCGAAGAGCTGGAAAGGAGCCATGCCGCTCTGCAGTTATTGCACTCTGCCAGCCGCAACCTGTTCGCCAATCACGATCTGTGCGACGGGGCCGTACCCATGTTGCAGGAACTGGAACAGTTGCTGGGCATCGGCCCGATCAACCTCTACCTGCACGACCGGGATTCGGCAGAACCAGTGAAAGCGGTAACTACTGCCACTAAAGAACGGCCCTTTTATTGCCGTGACCATCACTGCAATGCCTGCCTCGTTTCTCCGGAGGTCTATGACGATCTGCCAGAAGAAAACAATGACGGGCGCCGGCTTTTGCTGCCAATCCGAACCCCCGGCATGCTGCTTGGTACGCTGGAGGTCTGGTACCCGGTTTCCAAGGGCCTGTCTGAAACCGCCAGAAGATTACTGGAAACAGTCAGCGACCAGCTTGCCACCGCGATTTTCCTTGAGCGCCAGATTACCGAAGAACAGCAGATGACACTTGCGGAAGAACGCACCGTCATTGCCCGTGAGCTCCATGATTCGCTTGCCCAATCCTTGTCCTATCTTAAAATGCAGGTGGCCCGCCTGCGGCGACTGAGCATTGAGGGCGAGCAAAAGGAAGCGCACGAGGCCATACTGGACGAACTTAGTATGGGCCTTAACAGCGCTTATCGGCAGTTGCGGGAGCTACTGGCCACCTTCCGCCTGAAGCTGGATACACCCGACCTTGCCACCGCACTTCACAAAACTGTGGAAGAATTCTCTGAACGAATGGGAAAACCCGTCGACCTTACCTACAACTTGCCACCTCAGACCTTGTCGCCCAATGAGGAGATTCATACCCTCCAGATTATTCGCGAAGGCCTGGCTAACGCCGTCAAGCACGCGGATGCCACAGCGATTTCCGTCAATGTAGCTTTCAAGTCACCGAGCGTGAAAGTCCAGATCCGTGATAATGGTAAGGGGCTGCCCAGGGGCGACCAGCCGGTCAACCATTATGGCCTGATTATCATGCAGGATCGCGCAAGAACCCTGGGTGGACAGGTTAAAGTCCACAACCGGGATGAAGGTGGCGTTGAGGTCACGCTGACGTTCGTTCCCAAGAGCCGAAACCTGATTTCAACCGAAGCTTCAAGCGC